A single region of the Silene latifolia isolate original U9 population chromosome 8, ASM4854445v1, whole genome shotgun sequence genome encodes:
- the LOC141596815 gene encoding cytochrome P450 704C1-like, with protein sequence MVTTAPKIMEYQNSNSMNTALTIIVPTILALLFIKFIKTKLIQKDGHKNYPPIAGTMFNQLLNFKRLHHYMTDLATKHKTYRLLNPFRNEIYTCDPPNVEYILKTNFDNFGKGDYMYDIMSDLLGDGIFVVDGDKWRSQRKVSSYEFSTRKLRDFSSTIFLENAIKLASVFANTLKSGNILDIQDLFMRSTLDSIFQVAFGVDLDSTCGSNEEGKRFTKAFDDASATSLYRFVDVFWPIKRFLNIGLEAKLKNDIRIVDDFVYKLIINATELMKNSQGTHSMKKDDILSRFLQQKNNEPKYLRDIILNFVIAGRDTTAATLSWFIYMLCKHPQVQEKVGEEIRNVITSMERGGNFLEFTASLREESLERLHYLHAALTETLRLYPALPVDSKICFSDDTLPDGYNVKKGDMVVYQPYVMGRMRFIWGDDAQDFRPERWLNEDGIFQPQSPFKFTAFQAGPRICLGKEFAYRQMKIFSAVLLSKFVFKLDDQETPVNYRTMISLHIDGGLHVRVLPRK encoded by the exons ATGGTGACTACAGCACCCAAAATAATGGAATACCAAAACTCCAACTCCATGAACACAGCTTTGACGATCATTGTTCCGACAATCCTAGCTCTTTTGTTCATCAAATTTATTAAAACCAAGCTAATTCAGAAAGATGGGCATAAAAATTATCCACCAATTGCAGGAACAATGTTCAATCAGTTACTTAATTTCAAGAGACTTCATCATTACATGACTGATCTTGCTACCAAACATAAAACTTACAGATTATTAAACCCTTTTAGAAATGAAATTTATACTTGTGATCCTCCTAATGTTGAGTATATCCTCAAGACCAACTTTGATAATTTTGGCAAG GGAGATTACATGTATGACATTATGAGTGATTTGCTGGGTGACGGGATTTTTGTAGTCGATGGGGATAAATGGAGAAGCCAAAGGAAAGTTTCTAGCTATGAGTTTTCAACTAGGAAGTTACGAGATTTTAGCAGCACAATTTTCCTTGAAAACGCTATAAAACTGGCTAGTGTATTTGCAAATACTCTCAAGTCTGGTAACATCCTCGACATCCAA GATTTGTTCATGAGATCAACTTTAGATTCAATATTTCAAGTAGCATTTGGAGTTGATTTGGATAGTACGTGTGGTTCAAATGAAGAAGGAAAGAGATTTACAAAAGCATTTGATGATGCTAGTGCTACTTCACTCTATCGTTTTGTTGATGTTTTTTGGCCGATTAAAAGGTTTCTCAACATCGGTTTGGAGGCTAAACTCAAGAACGACATTAGAATTGTTGATGACTTTGTATACAAGTTAATTATCAATGCAACCGAGTTAATGAAAAACTCCCAAGGCACTCATTCA ATGAAGAAAGATGACATATTGTCAAGATTTTTGCAGCAGAAAAACAATGAGCCAAAGTATCTAAGAGACATAATCTTGAACTTTGTGATAGCTGGCAGAGACACTACAGCAGCTACATTGTCATGGTTTATTTACATGCTCTGCAAACATCCACAAGTGCAGGAGAAGGTGGGTGAAGAGATTAGAAACGTCATCACAAGCATGGAACGTGGTGGTAATTTTTTAGAATTTACTGCCAGTTTAAGAGAAGAGTCACTCGAAAGGTTGCATTATCTACACGCTGCTTTGACCGAGACACTCAGGCTCTATCCTGCACTTCCCGTG GATAGCAAGATATGCTTTTCAGATGATACACTGCCTGATGGATACAACGTGAAGAAAGGCGACATGGTGGTTTATCAACCCTACGTCATGGGAAGGATGCGTTTTATTTGGGGGGACGATGCTCAAGATTTTCGTCCTGAAAGATGGCTCAATGAAGATGGCATCTTCCAGCCACAAAGTCCCTTCAAGTTCACCGCCTTCCAG GCAGGCCCGCGAATATGCCTTGGAAAGGAATTTGCTTACAGGCAGATGAAGATTTTCTCGGCTGTCCTATTGAGCAAGTTTGTCTTCAAACTCGATGATCAAGAGACCCCTGTAAACTATAGAACAATGATTAGCCTTCACATTGATGGTGGCTTACATGTTCGAGTTCTTCCTCGAAAATAA